The DNA sequence TCACCCGAGGAACTAAAGAAGGCAATAGGAAACGTCATCGATAACGCCCTTAAATTCACCCGACAGAAATATGAGGACGAAGACGGAGGTTTCATATCCGTATCGCTCATAGATGGGCATACTCATTGGCGTATACAGATATCGGACAACGGCGTTGGCATATCGGAGGATATGACCGAAGGCATATACGAGAGGTTCCAAAGGGGATCAGTTTCGCTAAAGGGACGAAGGAAAACGATCGGTTATGGGCTTGGACTCGCCATCACAAAAAACATAATAGAGGCCCATGGTGGTTTAATAGAGCTCACGTCTAAGGCAGAACCTACCACATTTACGATAAGCCTGCCCAAATTGCCCGAAAAAAATCGGGATTAGGGGTTTTCAAATCCCAAAAAAGGATGTACAATCAGGATTGTAATTGAAATTGTGCCGTCATTAGTATACAATAGATCGCCTTAAGGGCGGTCTATTGTGTTTTTTGGCACCTGCGGCTAGGTAAAAATACTTATTTCATAGAGGTAGGTGGTAAGGGATTTAAACTCTTACAAAAGGAGGTTGCGATGATATTGAAGAAATCGCTTCGCGCGAGATACTATATCATGGCAAAGATAGTAACGATATTTTTATTTTTCTCTACCATACTATCCATCGCTACTCCCGGAATTGGTGAGATAAATGACGAAAAATCAAAAGAAAATATCGTTTTTCACGATAAGATCATTCAAACATTGGCAGAAACAGGCAATTCTCCTGAAGATATAATTCGCTGGCAAAAAGAATGCCCCACCTCCACGCTTAGGTTTTTAAGCGAAATGCTTCCAGATGAGCAGGAAATGATAGCATCCCTCGCCAAGTACATCAGAAAGGTCAACCCCAAAATCGCATCCAAGACGTTATGGAGGGAAGCCTGTGCTTTCGCATACTACTCTAAAAAATATGGCGTTCCCAAGGAGCTCCTCATCGCCGTTGCCAAGGCTGAAAGCCACTTCGATCCCAAGGCGACCAGCTCCAAAGGTGCCGTTGGAGTCATGCAGGTAGTGTGGGATACGCACTCTGCTCTACTTTCAGCCAACGGAATAACGTCAAAAAACCACCTAAACGACCCCGAGCTTGGAATAGCCGCCGGTGCATTGTTGCTGTCTCGTTATATTAGGGCTTACGGATCGGAGCATAAGGCATTAGATCGATATTACGGAACGGCATCCGTAAGGTACAAAAATATGATCAACAAAAACATGATGGCACTTGAAAGTTTTCTATAAAAGATACACCCCTAAGCTAAAAATTAGCTTAGGGGTGTATTGGCGACTAACCGCTTATGCCGTTTACTTTACCTTTATCTCCTTAGAACTTTCCCATAATCCATGTATGTTGCAATAGGACATGGCCAAAAGCGTACCGGATTTGTTAAGCTTAACCTTGGCGGTTACGCAGGGCTCGCTGTAAGCTGGGCCAGTATTGGGACCGCCAACATGCTCTCCGTGAGCCGTAAATTCGTAAGAACCAATCTCAAAGGGGAACTTTTCATCCTCCCCCTTAAAGAATAACTTTATCCATCTGATATGATGTTCCGTCGTATTGGGGTGAGGTATTTCCTTGCCCACGCTAACCGTAATAACGAACGCTTCGCCGGAAGCGACCTCATCGGGAGACTCAATGACCGGGATATGCTTTTCACCCTTCCAATCGCCTGACTGCATTAAGGCCTCAAACTTCATATCCAACCCCCTCCTTTTTAAACGTCCTTTTTAAATGCATTTTTATTTTAACACATTTTAAAAAGGAGACCATATCTCATCTTCCGAAGGTCCGCTTCTTACAATATATATTCTACCCCTTGCCCTATCCCACGCGTAAAGGCCCGATCCACCGCGTGGCCTTCCCATAGAATCAAGAAACGTCATATTATATGAAAGAGCGGTATCCACGCTGATATAGCCATATATCTTGCACGCAAAGGGAAGATTTCCGACCATATTGGGAGTAGGCCAGCCCCCAAGGGGAGCCAGAGGAGCTTTAGTCTTTATCTTTTCTATGATGTTTGCCACCTCAACCGGAGCGGTCCGTATGCCATAGATCCTAGCTTCTCTTGATTCGTAAAGGCGCAAAAATAAACTCCTTGCAAGCCAGGGAGCGCCCTTTTCGTCCATCGACAGCAACGAACCTATAGCCACATACACGGCATCTAAGGCAGCCAGTGGTTTTGGGACCATTTGAGGTATCCATAGACCCTCTATCGAACTCCAGAGGGCCGGATCTCCCTGTGGAAATAGTTCACTGATCAGTCTCAATGCAATTGAGGCTCTTTTTTCGTCGTTTAAATCCTTGTTAAATAATGATTCCCACATATCATATTGAGACATATCCTTAGGGGCCTGCTGTAATAGGCGCTCTTGCAGCTTTAAACCGTCGCTTTCTCCGGCTTCCTTGCTCTCGTATAAAGAAACGAGGTCCTCGAACTCCGTTCCATAGGAAGGCTGCGTAAGACAAAGGGACAAAAAGGCAAATATTACGACCAAAACTATCCCTTTAACGACGAAACTTAGATATTTTTTCATGTTCGCCATCTCCTTATCTATGTCTAGCCATTTAACTAAACGAATTAAACCTTTTATTATAAACTACATACAACCTAGACAACCTCTCTATCATATCGTCAGACAGGTTTTTACCCTTAAACCTTTCCTTTGCCCTTTCAACCTCTTGGGCAATATCTTCTTCACTTAAAGGTTTTAATCGGGGAACAGTGCTTGAATGAGACATCTCATCCTTATCGAGAACATTTCCCACATATACCGATATGGAATCTATATTTATGCCCAAGGATAGGGCACGGGAGATTATCTGTCCACTCCTCATATTTATTTCCTGAGCTATCAGAGGTGATGCAGCTATTACCTGAAGCTTCCTCCCCTGAATTTGGATTGGCTTCGACTTATTTGATGCCATGCCAACCAATTCTGCCCATGTTTTTTTGATCCTGTAAAAATCTAACAGATCCTTAAGTTCCTTAGACAATTCCCTTTCAAGCACCTTAGACACGTGCTCTGGAGCTTCTTTCATCCTAAACTTCATGACCTCTTACATCTCTCCTTCGTCTCCAGATACATCCATAAAACCTGTAAGTCCGACGGCGTAACGCCTGATATTCGGCCAGCCTGGCCTAAAGTGCCTGGCATTATCTTTTTTAACTTCTCCCTTCCCTCCGACGATAAGCCAAAGACATCGTCATAATCCATATCACGGGGAATGCGAAGCTGCTCTATCCTCTGCATTTTAGCTGCCAAGGCATTTTCTTTCTGTATGTAACCGGAATACTTAACCTCTATCTCTACTCTTGATTTTACCTCATCGTCAAGGGGCTGTGGCGGAGGGACGATCTTACAGATAAATTTATGGTCTATACCAGGCCTCTTCAACAAATCGTAGGCTAGGATCGGCTCATCTATGGGCTTTTGGCCCAAAGAAAAGAGCAAGTCGTTGACAGCTTGCGACGGGTAAACCCTCACGCTTTTAAGGCGGTCTATTTCATCATCGATAGCCTTCCATTTTCTGGTCAACACATTCCAACGCACATCGTCGATCAGGCCCAAACGCCTGCCTATGGGGGCAAGCCTCCTGTCTGCGTTATCGTGACGCAATAGCAATCTGTATTCACACCTGCTTGTAAGCATCCTGTACGGTTCACGTGTTCCCTTGGTAACTAGGTCATCTATCAATACTCCTATGTAGGCCTCGTGCCTGCCCAGCACAAGGGGCTCTTCGCCTCTTAACTTCAAAACGGCGTTGATGCCTGCAATCAGCCCTTGTGCTGCAGCTTCCTCGTAACCGGAAGTACCGTTTATCTGTCCGGCAAAAAACAGTCCCTCCACCAACTTGGTCTCAAGCCATGGATGAAGCTGGGTTGGTGGAAAATAATCGTATTCAATGGCATAACCAGGTTTAAGGATATGTGCCCTTTCACACCCCGGGATGCTCCTTACCATCTCGACCTGGACGTCGTAGGGCAGGCTCGTCGAGAAGTTTTGCATATATATCTCCTTAGTGTAGCGTGACGTCGGCTCTAAGAATATCGGGTGAGATTCCTTGTCGGGAAACCTGATGACCTTATCCTCTATGGACGGACAGTAACGGGGGCCTGGACTTTCCAAGTCGCCTCTCGCCAAAGGGGATCGAGATAAAGAAGACCTTATGATCTCATGGGTCCTTGGAGTAGATCTCGTTAGATAACAGGAAAAACCCCCATAAACGCGAGGTTCTCCCCAATGGCTGAAGCACAGCGGTTCAGCTGCAGACTGCTGTGCTTTTAAAGATTTAAAATCTATCGTGTCGGCATGAAGCCTCGGCGTCGTATCGGTCCTAAGCCTGTCCACCTCGAATCCAATTTGCCTTAGCGAAGATGATAATTTAAGCGATGGCATTTGACCCAAAGGTCCGGAAGGAAAGCTAACCTGACCTATGAAAACCTTCCCGTTCGTATAAGGTCCAGTCGTTATTATGACGCAGGAGGCGTTATAGATTTGGCCCAACAAAGTTTTAACCCCTACTACACGTCCATCTTCTGTAAGCAGGTCTGTTGCCATAGCCTGGTGGACGTACAGGTTATCTGTAGTCTCCAGTGTTCCTATCATGTGCCTATGGTAATCGGATGGGTCGCACTGAGCTCTAAGTGCCCTTACAGCCGGTCCCTTCGATGTATTAAGCCATCTTATATGAAGGGTCGAAGCGTCCGTGGCCCTGGCTTGTTCTCCGCCCAAGGCATCTATCTCACGAGTTATGTGACCCTTGGCAGGTCCTCCAATGGAGGGATTGCAGGGCATCAGGGCCGTATTATCGAGATAGAGATTAAGTAAAAGAGTACGGGCGCCCATCCGTGCAGAAACCAACGCAGCTTCACATCCTGCATGCCCAGCTCCAACCACTATTACATCGAAGGTATTTTCATCTCGTACAGAAGACATTTAAACTGATAATCCCCCTTGATCAATATGCCAGACTTTTCCAGGAAATTCGCCTATCCTGTCGTCAGCGGTAGCCGCAATCACCTGGCAACCGCTGTTAAAAAGCGCGTTGATCAAACTAGATTTTGCCTCGCTATCGAGCTCCGCCGTAATTTCGTCCAACAATATTATAGGTCTTTTTCTCATCTTGAATTCCACAACCTTCGCAGCAGAGAGCATCAACGTCACGGCGAGCTTTCTCCTCTGACCCCGGCTTAACGCCTCACTGGCAGGTCTGCCTGTTATCGTCATGCTTAAGTCATCTCTATGGGGACCAGCAAGCGATACTCGCCTAGCCATCTCGTCATTTTTAAAGGCCGCTATAGACTTATAGAACCCCTCCAAGGGATCCTCAAATAAGTCACAGCTGCCCTCCTTCATGTCAATTTCGACATCAAAATCAAGCAACGAAGGAGATATCTCTTTAAAGCTTATCTTTAAGAGATCTACTATCGTTCTCCTATAGGACCAAATCCACGCTGCGAGGGGGGCCATCGTCTTTATTATGACAGAGTCATATTGCCCCCTTTTTAAGCTGTGATTTCTATGTCGCAAAAGCTTATTATAATCGTATAATCTTCTGGCATATAAAGGTACTATAAGAGCACACAGCTGATTCAAGAAGTTTCGTCGCACGTATGGTGGTCCATCTACTAAATATACATCGTCGCTCCAGAAGGATAAACAGGGGATGAACGCTCGTAATATTGAAGCATTACCCTGTTTACCAGATATCTCGATAACACGCTTCTCATCGATTGTCATCGATACTGCAAGCTCTTCCTCTCCGCAAAACTTGGAGTGAAGCCTTGCTACACCACGACCTTGCAATTGCCAGTTTACAAGGTCCTTAAGTTTTTTGCGTCGAGACCCCCACCAACCGCAAAGCATGGACAGAGCCTCAAGCGTATTGGTCTTGCCGGAGGCATTTGGGCCGACTATTAAGTTTAGACCTTCATACCAACAGACCCGTTCCGGTTTCAAGTTTTTATAATTCAGCCAATATGTTTGGCTAAATTTCATCCGTTTCTCCTTCTTCTTTTACCATTTCCTCGGGCAATATGACCGGCATAAGGATGTAGAGGAACTTGTCATCCCCAAGCTTTTGCAACCTCATCTGTCCGTGTGTTCCGTTAAAGCTCATTCGCACGATGGGATCTCCGATTGCCTTAAGCCCCTGCAGCAGGTAGGATACGTTAAATCCAACCTTGAGCGGCTCTCCGTCAATATCTGCGTCAACATGAACGAAGGCCTCTCCTACGTTTTGGGCACAGGCGGATATCAGGAGGTTTCCTGCCGGCTTTAGATTTAAGATGACGACCTTATTAAAATCGCGTACAACTATTTCGACCTTTTCAAGAGCATCTATTAGCTGCTGTCGATCTACGATCATCCAGGTGGTCTTATCCGATAAGATTATCTTCTCGTAAGGAGGAAATACGGATTCAACTCTCCTTATGGCCAATTCAATGTCTTCGGTTCTAAAATAGCACTGCGAATCGTCATACAAAATTTCAACGACCGTATCCTCACTTAACGTAGATAATATCCTATCCAATTCATTAATTCCCCTTATTGGAATAAGTAAGCTTTCTGTCCTTTCATGATCCGTTTCTGATAAAATGGCCTCGGATAAAGATAGTCGCTTGCCATCCGTGGCTATCAGCTTAATGGAATCCTCCTTGAACTCCAAGAGAGCACTCGATAGGTATGGTGGAAATTCCTCAGTACTGGAGCCTGTAAAAGAGCCTTCGGAAATGATCCTCGATAGCTCTCTTGCCTCAATGTGACATGCAAGTGTAGCTGAGGCAGATGTGGGCAGTTTTGGAAACTCGTCTGTCGGATAGGTGGTAAAGGTGAATTGGTTTCTGTCGTCCTTTATAATTACCTTTCTATCCGTTGTCTCAATCAGGTATCCTGTGGACAACTTTTTAATGATCTCCCCAACGCCCTTAGTGGGAAAGACGCATTCTCCTTCCTCCTCAATCTTTGCTTCATGTATTGAACATTTTATCGATGTCTTGAGGTCTGTGGCCATTAATGTTATTACATCGTTGTATGCTTTAACATATATGCTTGAAAGCACTGCCATGGATTTAGGTCCCTTTGATGTCCTTTCTGCTATTTGCCAGTTTCTTACCAGTGCTTGGTCGTCTATTTTTATCCTCATGCCGTAGTTCCTCCTGTTATTACTTTTATATTAATAAGTAAAAAGCAGTAATAGTAATAGGTGCAGTGGATGCTGTGGATAAGTCGGTCTTTATGTCTGGGAGCAATACTTTTCCACCGTGGATAAGTATGTGCAAAGCTCGAAAAATTATCCACACTTTGTACGAAAATTTCCACCTTTGAAGCAGGGGTGTGGATTATACATACTTATTCACGGGATGATCGTACGTTGTCCGCCAAGTTATCCACAATCTTTTTCATCTTTACATCCTCTTTTAACATTTCCTCAATCTTTCTGCAGGCGTGAAGAACTGTAGTATGATCCTTTTTATTGAATGCCATTCCTATTTGCTGCAAGCTGGACTCGGTCAACTCCCTGGCTAAATACATGGCTACCTGTCTTGCCAAGGCTAAATCCGCAGTCCTCTTGGAGCTCTTTAAGTCTTCCACATCAAAGCCGAAGTGAGATGCCACGATGTCCTGAATCATCTCTATGGACACCGGACCGACTTTTTGCATCTTTATTATGTCCTTAAGCCATTCAGCAGCGTTTTCTATGGTTATGGGCTCCATATTTAGCTGGGAACATGCTATGATGCGATTTAATGCTCCTTCCAGCTCCCTGATGTTGCTCGGTATGTTTTGAGCTAAAAAGTACACGACATCTTCCGGGATGGTATATCCCTTAAATTCGGCCTTTTTCTGTAGTATAGCTATTCTGGTCTCCAGGTCAGGTGGCTGGATATCGGTCACCAACCCCCACTCGAACCTGGAGACCAATCTCTGCTCGATGCTCTGTATCTCCTTTGGGGGTCTATCCGAGCTCAATACGATTTGGCGCTTTGCATTGTGAAGGCTGTTAAAGGTATGGAAAAATTCCTCCTGAGTGCTTTCCTTGTTGGCCAAAAACTGAATGTCGTCGATAAGGAGTATATCGACGTTCCTAAATTTTGCCTTGAACTCTTGAGTCTTATTGTTCTGTATGGCCGATATCAGCTCGTTGGTGAACTTCTCGGAACTGGCGTATACTACACGTGCTCCCGGGAGATGTTCTAATATGTAATGTCCTATGGCGTGCATGAGATGCGTCTTGCCCAATCCAACGCCTCCCCATATGAAGAGCGGATTGTAGGCTACTCCGGGAGATTCGGCTACAGCTAAGCTTGCTGCATGAGCAAGCCTGTTTGATTTTCCTACGACAAAGGTGTCGAAGTAGTAGTTCGGGTTAAGGCCATCAGGTGGCGGCGGGGCCTGTCTTGCAGCGGTTTCGGCCCTTTTTTGCTCTCCGTCTCTCATCTCGGTGCCCACGACTAGCTCTACTTCTCTGGCCAATCCTCTGCCCGTGACCAGTTCTCTTAGGCCGCCTAGGAAGCGCGATTGAATCTGTTCCTTCACGAACACGTTGGGCACATCCAAGGTTAGAATTCCACCCTCCAGCGATATGGGCAGGCATGTCTTAAGCCATATCTCCGTAGCTCCTTGAGGGAGTTTTTCACGAGCCATCGATAAAACTTCTTTCCACATCTCGTTTAACTTGTCGTTCACGAAAAGCCCCCCTAAGTTATCCACAAACTATACTCAATATTACCACAGAATTTCCACAAAAGTTATCCACATATTCACCAGTTATCTACCATGGGTGTGAATAACTTTTACTGGAGGCTAACGGCAACCATGGGGGTTCTTAAATTGAAACGAATTTAGTGAACATTATAACATGTAGTGGGCAAGCAGCGTGGCGGAGTTATCCACATGTTATCTACATATTGTGAATAACTCCCTGTAAAGTTCTCCACACTTCTCGATCTAATAAGATCATCTTCAGCCTGTAATATGCACTTCATGATGTGCAAGATGATCGGGAATGAAGCTTACAGCCTTATGATGTATCTTTCTACGTTTTCGGGGGAAATTTCACTAGGATGCGGAAAATAAGCGAAACACCTGGGCCAGCCGTAACCGTAACTTGCGGAAAATATGGTCACGCACTGGTTGTCGAAGTTGAGTTTATAGCCTCTGCCTGGAACATATTGGTGTCCCCTGATGAGCAGTTTTGTGCCTGTAAGATTTAAAAAGGCGGATAGGTCATCTGCTGTAAAGGCCTTGGTTCCCCCGCCTCGAGGCCAATATTGTTCGTCCAAGGGATCGTTCCATAAAATCTGAAGGCCGACCGGATCAAAAGCCTGTGCCCCGGCAAGTTCTTTTAGGTCTTTGGGGACGGGCTTGGGCACTCCTCCATGGAGGGCCACAATACTGTCCAAAAGGGCGATCAACGGCAGAGATTCGTACCAGGCCAGGATGTCTTCGATCATGTCCTCGTAACCTTTTGCCAGTAATTCACCTGCGAAGGAATAACGGACGTTCATGTTCCAGTCTTCGTGATTGCCCCTGAGCAGTATGACCCTGTCTTGGTTTCTTGCCTGGAAGGTCAGGATGTCCTCGAGCAGTCCTATACAATCCGATCCCCTGTCCACGTAGTCTCCTAAAAATAGGAATAAGCTATCCCTTTCATCTCCGACAACGTCTATAATGTCCTTTAGGGAATCGCGTTCGCCGTGAAGATCTCCTATAATTACTAAAGGGCTGTCTGCGTCTCTTTCTACCATATTATCGCGACGAAAAGGAAGCCTTATGTTGATCTCGGTGCTTTTGATTAAAAGCTTTCGCAAGCTCATGCATGATCACCCCTTCATGGTTTGGAGGTGTAAGTTGTCTTGAAAAGACCTTTAATTAATATAATAAGCCATACCGATCTGGACGGCGTAGTGGCCGCTGCAGTTGCCTGGTATGCGCTTTATCCTGAAAGCGCACCGCTTCAGATTAATCTGCTGGGGTATGGAGAAATTGACAATGCGATCCTGGAGACCCTTCAATCGGACAGGAAACCTTTAATACTCGATCTTTTTTGTCAAAGGAGGGAGACGATAGATCTCATCGACAGCTACTTTGAGGGCGGATGCCCAATTTGTTTCGATCATCACGAGACGACGTTGCAAAATTGGGGCAACAGGCCTTGGCTTAAGATCGATACCTCCTGTTGTGCTGCCAAGGTATATTACAGCTGGCTCATGTCGCAGGACTTGCCTGACAGCGCAAGACAGCGTTTGATTATCTTATCCGACATTGTTGAAGTAGCCAACGACAGGGACCTGTGGCTGGGACAAAAACCGGAAAGCAGGCTCTGGCAGGCGCTTATCACCATGTGTGGTCCCTGGAGCGTCTTCTGCAGGCTTGTTGCCAATCCTTCTTCCTCTCTCTCCGATGGAGAATATGAAGCAACGACCGAATTTGTCCATGATCAGGAGGCGCGTTTTGCGGAGGCCCTTGAAAAGGTCAAACGTTACGGCGACGACCTGATGGCGATTGGGCCGGAGTTGCTTGAATTTGGAGACGTGTCGGATTTCTGTGGCTTAATCTTAGATAGGACCGAAAATCCGCCAAAGGTGGTGGCGGTGGCCAACAAGAAAGTAACGGGGGAGTGGGCCGTGTCGCTTAGAAGCAGGTCGGGATTGGCCGGTAAAATTACCGGGATGTTGCGTGATGGCAGGAAGGTACGCGGAGGCGGACATGGGGATGCAGCGGCGTTATACTTTCCTCCGCATTATTCCCTGGAACAGATATGTGATTCGATCCTGTCGGCGATAAAATTGGTTTCAGAGCAGGAAAGCCCGATATCGATGACCCTGGGCGACATATTGAAGGGCAAATTAAAGAAGGATTAGGAGAGTTAATTAGCCATGACTGATCGAAAGAAAAGGGCAGCTGTGATATATTCATCTATTGGCACGGGACACAAGACGGCTGCGTACGCCTTATGCGAGTGGTTTTCCAAGGTAAACGTGGATACGATATGCCTTGACGCGTTGGCGTACGTGAACCCCATAATTAGGGGAATTTATGCCCGATCCTACCTGGAGATGGTACGCAAAGCCCCTCAGATCTGGGGCTATTTTTATGAGTCGACCGATTCGCCCGAGGCAAGCATCGGGTTTCTCGCGGGGCTTCATGAGCTTACGGTGAAGCTCAACGCCAGGAAGTTGCTCAAGGTCTTGGCCGACTTTTCTCCTGACGTCATCATCTTTACCCATTTTTTCGCCGCCTCGGCGGTCTCACAGGAGTATAAAGGAAAGGCCCCCATCTTTCTGGTGAATACAGATTTTTTAAGCCACGTCTTCCATCGAGACCGGGAAGTCTACGACGGTTGGTTCATAGCCTCAGAGGAGGCCTTGCTGCAGTACGAAGCGGATGGAATCGATGTAAAAAATGTCCACATATCCGGGATTCCGATTAAGCCTTCCTTTGTTTCCCCTCCTCGCAAGGCCTTAGCCAGGGAAACGCTGGAGCTGCCACAGGATGACGCCGTCCTTCTAGTCATGGGCGGTGGCATAGGCGTTGGTCCCCTTGAGGATGTCGTCGATTCCCTCTCTCAAATAGACAATGCAACGGTATTGACCTTATGCGGCAACAACGAGGAATTAAGGGAATCCATGGAGGAGAGGTTTTCCGACAACGAAAAGGTTAGGATTTTCGGATTCGTCAGGGGAATGGAATATGTATATGCTGCCTCCGATGCAATAGTGATGAAACCGGGGGGGTTATCCACGTCGGAGGTCCTATGCATGGAGCGCCCCTTCTTTTTGTGTGGGGTGATCCCGGGACAGGAACAGAGAAACAGCGACTATTTGCTTGATCGTGGAGCCGCAAAGATAATTTTCGAACCTAGGAAAGCTGCCAACACGCTATTAAGCGTCCTTCAAGACGATAAAGAGCGAAACAGGTTGCTAAGTTCGGCAAAGCGATTGGCAAAGCCCAGGGCAGGCGAATTCATCGCTAACAAGATCTTGGAATCTATTTCATGACAAAGCTTAAGCTCGAAGGAAAGTGATCGATATGGGAGTATATCTCAACAATGCCGCAACCAGTTGGCCAAAGCCGAGGGTTGTGGCGGAAAGCATGGCGAATTTCATACTGAAGGCCGGCGCAAACTTAGCTAGGGGAAGTTCTTCCTGTAGGGATATAAAGACACTTGACATGGTGACAGATTGTCGAGCCAATATAGCTAGCCTTTTTGGCGGATATTGCGATCACGATCCCCGGTATGTGACTTTTACATCGAACGTCACGGAGGCGCTAAACTTGGTGATCAAGGGTTTTTTGAGGCCGGGCATGACGGTCTTGACATCTTCCATGGAGCATAACGCTGTCATGCGACCCTTGAGGCACCTGGAAAGAGACGGCGTAAACCTCGTGGTCGTCCAATGCGACGAAAAAGGGTACATGCATGAGGAAATCTTCGAGGATGAGCTAAAAAAGCATATGCCCGATCTGGTCGTATTGAATCACGCAAGCAACGTCTGCGGGACCTTGCAGGACTTAAAAGCCTTATGTAGGATCTGCCGCGATAAGGGCGTCCCCATAGTGGTGGACGCAGCCCAGACGGCGGGACACATCCCCATATCGGTATCCGAAAACGACATAGCTGCTCTCTGTTTTACCGGCCACAAAGGCCTTTTAGGCCCCCAAGGCATTGGCGGGGTGGTATGGAGGCCGGACTTTGCCGATCGCGTGATGCCTCTTATAGAGGGTGGCACGGGAAGCTTTTCTCACGAGGAGATACAACCTAAAAGATTGCCCGACAAGTTCGAGGCCGGCACCCCCAATTTACCGGGCATAGCAGGGCTGCAGGCAGCCTTACTGTGGGCAGACAATGAAGGCAGGGATAAGTTGGCCGAGAAGCTGAACGAACTGGGAGAAAGGCTTTTGAAAGGCTTGATGCACATAGATGAGGTCATCCTTTACGGACCAATGAATATGGCGGATAGGTTGCCCGTTTTCGCATTGAACGTCAAGGGAATCGACAACGCAAAGCTTGCCCTGGACCTCGACGAGCGTTGGGGCATAGAAACACGTCCGGGATTACACTGCGCTCCCCGTGCCCATATGACGCTTGGGACGTTTCCGGAGGGTGCCCTCAGGGTATCCATAGGTCCCTTCAATACGAACGACGATATAGACGTATTGTTAGATGCCCTGTCGACCCTGGTTAGAGAAAGTCGGGGATAATTATATCTTTTATGGCTACGGCGACGCCGTCTTCGTCGTTTGATGCCGTGACAAAGGTGGCCTTGGCCTTCACTTCCTCCCTGGCGTTGCCCATAGCTATGGAAATCCCTGCTGCTTCAAACATGTTTATGTCGTTTTCCGAGTCGCCTATGACGCATATCTCGTCTCTTGTTATCCCAAAGTGGCCGGCAAGAAATGTTAGGGCTTTTCCCTTGTTGGTCTCTGGATTTCCCATATCTATGTATAGGGGTGATGAGATTGCCACAAAAAGGCGATCGTTAAAATGCGACTTGATCTCATCCCTCATCCTCTCCGTTTCGCTTACGTCGTCGGCGACGGCGAGGAGCTTCGTCGGTTCCTTTTTGGGATTATAAAGTTTATCTCCTGCTACGACTGGCGTGACATCGGAATGTCTGGC is a window from the Acetomicrobium flavidum genome containing:
- a CDS encoding transglycosylase SLT domain-containing protein, coding for MILKKSLRARYYIMAKIVTIFLFFSTILSIATPGIGEINDEKSKENIVFHDKIIQTLAETGNSPEDIIRWQKECPTSTLRFLSEMLPDEQEMIASLAKYIRKVNPKIASKTLWREACAFAYYSKKYGVPKELLIAVAKAESHFDPKATSSKGAVGVMQVVWDTHSALLSANGITSKNHLNDPELGIAAGALLLSRYIRAYGSEHKALDRYYGTASVRYKNMINKNMMALESFL
- a CDS encoding class II SORL domain-containing protein: MKFEALMQSGDWKGEKHIPVIESPDEVASGEAFVITVSVGKEIPHPNTTEHHIRWIKLFFKGEDEKFPFEIGSYEFTAHGEHVGGPNTGPAYSEPCVTAKVKLNKSGTLLAMSYCNIHGLWESSKEIKVK
- a CDS encoding cell division protein FtsL, yielding MKKYLSFVVKGIVLVVIFAFLSLCLTQPSYGTEFEDLVSLYESKEAGESDGLKLQERLLQQAPKDMSQYDMWESLFNKDLNDEKRASIALRLISELFPQGDPALWSSIEGLWIPQMVPKPLAALDAVYVAIGSLLSMDEKGAPWLARSLFLRLYESREARIYGIRTAPVEVANIIEKIKTKAPLAPLGGWPTPNMVGNLPFACKIYGYISVDTALSYNMTFLDSMGRPRGGSGLYAWDRARGRIYIVRSGPSEDEIWSPF
- a CDS encoding DciA family protein; this encodes MKFRMKEAPEHVSKVLERELSKELKDLLDFYRIKKTWAELVGMASNKSKPIQIQGRKLQVIAASPLIAQEINMRSGQIISRALSLGINIDSISVYVGNVLDKDEMSHSSTVPRLKPLSEEDIAQEVERAKERFKGKNLSDDMIERLSRLYVVYNKRFNSFS
- the mnmG gene encoding tRNA uridine-5-carboxymethylaminomethyl(34) synthesis enzyme MnmG, whose amino-acid sequence is MSSVRDENTFDVIVVGAGHAGCEAALVSARMGARTLLLNLYLDNTALMPCNPSIGGPAKGHITREIDALGGEQARATDASTLHIRWLNTSKGPAVRALRAQCDPSDYHRHMIGTLETTDNLYVHQAMATDLLTEDGRVVGVKTLLGQIYNASCVIITTGPYTNGKVFIGQVSFPSGPLGQMPSLKLSSSLRQIGFEVDRLRTDTTPRLHADTIDFKSLKAQQSAAEPLCFSHWGEPRVYGGFSCYLTRSTPRTHEIIRSSLSRSPLARGDLESPGPRYCPSIEDKVIRFPDKESHPIFLEPTSRYTKEIYMQNFSTSLPYDVQVEMVRSIPGCERAHILKPGYAIEYDYFPPTQLHPWLETKLVEGLFFAGQINGTSGYEEAAAQGLIAGINAVLKLRGEEPLVLGRHEAYIGVLIDDLVTKGTREPYRMLTSRCEYRLLLRHDNADRRLAPIGRRLGLIDDVRWNVLTRKWKAIDDEIDRLKSVRVYPSQAVNDLLFSLGQKPIDEPILAYDLLKRPGIDHKFICKIVPPPQPLDDEVKSRVEIEVKYSGYIQKENALAAKMQRIEQLRIPRDMDYDDVFGLSSEGREKLKKIMPGTLGQAGRISGVTPSDLQVLWMYLETKERCKRS
- the recF gene encoding DNA replication/repair protein RecF (All proteins in this family for which functions are known are DNA-binding proteins that assist the filamentation of RecA onto DNA for the initiation of recombination or recombinational repair.), with the translated sequence MKFSQTYWLNYKNLKPERVCWYEGLNLIVGPNASGKTNTLEALSMLCGWWGSRRKKLKDLVNWQLQGRGVARLHSKFCGEEELAVSMTIDEKRVIEISGKQGNASILRAFIPCLSFWSDDVYLVDGPPYVRRNFLNQLCALIVPLYARRLYDYNKLLRHRNHSLKRGQYDSVIIKTMAPLAAWIWSYRRTIVDLLKISFKEISPSLLDFDVEIDMKEGSCDLFEDPLEGFYKSIAAFKNDEMARRVSLAGPHRDDLSMTITGRPASEALSRGQRRKLAVTLMLSAAKVVEFKMRKRPIILLDEITAELDSEAKSSLINALFNSGCQVIAATADDRIGEFPGKVWHIDQGGLSV